A stretch of DNA from Microlunatus capsulatus:
GGGGCGTCTGGGCTCACGCGGGCATGCTGCCACGGAAGGGGCCGGTGGCGCGACGCCCCGGCCCCGCGCCCGCGGCGCGCACCAGGTCGGCGCGCGTCCGTGGCGCGCACCAGGTCGGCACCGCCGGGTGCGGACCACTAGGCTCAGCCCGTCTCCTCGACCGGCGGAGGGCCTCTCCCCGGCCACGGAGCGCTGGGAAAGCGGAGGTCGGGTTGCTCTACTGGGTGCTGAAGTGGTTCCTCTTCGTCCCCGTGATCAAGGTGGCCTTCCGGCCCTGGATCGAGGGGAAGGAGAACGTCCCGTCGTCGGGTCCGGCGATCCTGGTGGCCAACCACATCTCGGCGGGCGACACCTACCTGATCCCCGCGCTGATCCCGCGGCGGCTCACCTTCCCGGCCAAGGCCGAGGCCTTCGCGGGCACCGGCCTGCGGGGGCGCGTGCTCAAGTGGTTCCTGGAGGGCGTCGGCATGCTGCCCCTCGACCGCTCCGGCGGCCGGGCCAGCGCCACGAGCATGACCGGCGTGCTGGGCGTGCTGGAGCGCGGCGACCTGCTGGGCATCTTCCCCGAGGGCACCCGCTCGCCCGACGGCCGGCTGCACAAGGGCAAGACGGGCGTCGCCCGGCTGGTGCTGCAGGCGCGCGTGCCGGTGCTCCCGATCGGCGTGGTGGACACGCAGTTCGTCCGCCTGCCGCTGCTCGGCATTCCGGTGATGCGCCGGCCCGGTGTCCGCATCGGCGAGCCGCTGGACTTCGACCGCTACGCCGGCGCGGGCAACGACCGCGACGTGCTGCGGTACGTGACGGACGAGATCATGGCGGCGGTCCAGGAGCTCTCGGGCCAGACCTACGTCGACGCCTACGCCTCCTCGGTGAAGAGCGCGGCCGCCGAGGGCCGGGTCTTCGAGACCACCGTGCTGGAGCGGCCCGGCGCCGGCCGTCCCGTGCCGCCGGTCCCGGCCCCGCTGCCTCCGGTGGACGAGCAGGTCCACCCGTGAGCAGGACGCCGTGAGCCGCAGCGCCCGCGCGGACGGCCCCGCCGCCGGCGAGCCCGGCGGGGACGACCCGGCCGCGCCGCCGCCCACGGACCTGGTCTCGGTCTCGGCCGACGGCCG
This window harbors:
- a CDS encoding lysophospholipid acyltransferase family protein — encoded protein: MLYWVLKWFLFVPVIKVAFRPWIEGKENVPSSGPAILVANHISAGDTYLIPALIPRRLTFPAKAEAFAGTGLRGRVLKWFLEGVGMLPLDRSGGRASATSMTGVLGVLERGDLLGIFPEGTRSPDGRLHKGKTGVARLVLQARVPVLPIGVVDTQFVRLPLLGIPVMRRPGVRIGEPLDFDRYAGAGNDRDVLRYVTDEIMAAVQELSGQTYVDAYASSVKSAAAEGRVFETTVLERPGAGRPVPPVPAPLPPVDEQVHP